From a region of the Salinispira pacifica genome:
- a CDS encoding SDR family NAD(P)-dependent oxidoreductase: MNRKTILIISGWNRGLGLGILRGFARTRGQNLSVLAIARSEDPEASAELNRKTASFHPVSGDLSSTAHITPLLAELTEHFHSCYSALSKSEQESLEVILVNNAAALGPIHPIGSIPDTLEWSEHAQKTFVLNCIAPALLSDWLCKTLESLDTPSLNREGIILNISSGASKGPMSGAGVYSMSKAAVNLLSMTSSADFSAGRQKIQVLSISPGMVETDMQKTLRAQNDAQFPNAEYFRSASRNGDVKTATEIGNTIAEMDFRNYEPGSYVHVRDLS, from the coding sequence ATGAACAGAAAGACAATACTCATAATCAGCGGTTGGAACAGAGGTCTGGGGCTGGGCATTCTCAGAGGATTTGCCCGAACCAGAGGACAAAACCTCAGTGTACTCGCCATAGCCCGGAGCGAGGATCCCGAGGCTTCTGCGGAACTGAACCGAAAAACCGCCTCTTTTCACCCGGTGAGCGGCGACCTCTCCTCCACCGCACACATCACACCCCTGCTCGCAGAGCTGACAGAACATTTTCACAGCTGCTACTCGGCGCTGAGCAAATCTGAACAGGAATCACTCGAGGTAATTCTTGTAAACAACGCCGCCGCACTGGGACCGATCCATCCCATAGGAAGCATTCCTGACACCCTTGAGTGGTCTGAACATGCACAGAAAACCTTCGTGTTGAACTGCATAGCCCCCGCCCTTCTCAGCGACTGGCTCTGCAAAACCCTGGAATCACTGGACACCCCGTCGTTAAACCGGGAGGGGATCATTCTGAATATCAGCTCCGGTGCAAGCAAAGGCCCCATGAGCGGAGCCGGCGTCTATTCCATGAGCAAGGCGGCCGTGAATCTATTAAGCATGACAAGCAGCGCCGACTTCTCTGCAGGCAGGCAGAAAATCCAGGTTCTGTCCATTTCACCGGGAATGGTGGAGACGGACATGCAGAAAACCCTCAGGGCACAGAACGATGCGCAGTTCCCAAACGCGGAGTACTTCCGTTCCGCCTCCAGGAACGGAGATGTGAAAACGGCAACAGAGATCGGCAATACCATCGCAGAAATGGATTTCAGGAATTACGAGCCTGGATCATATGTGCACGTGAGGGATCTGAGCTGA
- the thrS gene encoding threonine--tRNA ligase has product MSEAAVAEKQNDAQKHEDRLYRIRHTVAHVMAEAVLKKFPEAKVAIGPPIENGFYYDFELPEALKEEDLPEIEKTMQEIVKGKHDLEKRVISRKEAKELFAHQPYKLELVDAIPDGDEVSLYSVDDFTDLCRGPHVENTREINWKSFKLLRIAGAYWRGDSNNTMLTRIYGTAWEDPKQLRSYLDHLKEIEKRDHRNLGRDLELFHIEEDNPGQIFWHPKGWSLYLEIQNYVRKSIAAQDYREVNTPSVMPRGLWERSGHWAKYQENMFITESEKNLFALKPMNCPGHIEIFKKGLKSYRDLPLRMAEFGSCTRNEPSGALHGIMRVRGFVQDDAHIFCTEEQIGDEVGLFVDLLKGMYADFGFTDDNIIVKFSTRPEVRVGDDATWDRAESALEAACKQAGLEYEVAEGEGAFYGPKLEFTLVDALGRHWQCGTIQVDYQLPSDQRLNASYIGEDGEKHTPILLHRAVLGSLERFIGILIEHYAGAFPVWLAPEQIKVIPVGPAFEEGAAKIAEELKLQGFRAEADLSDARMNAKIRKHQKQKVPYMLIIGERELEEGAVSVRTRTNEQMNGMPLKEFISFVREKIDSKEVL; this is encoded by the coding sequence ATGTCTGAGGCAGCAGTAGCAGAAAAGCAGAACGATGCCCAGAAGCATGAGGACCGTTTGTACCGGATCCGCCACACAGTAGCTCATGTGATGGCAGAGGCAGTACTGAAGAAATTTCCCGAAGCGAAAGTCGCAATCGGTCCTCCCATTGAAAACGGTTTCTATTACGATTTTGAGCTCCCTGAAGCGTTGAAGGAAGAAGATCTCCCGGAAATCGAAAAAACCATGCAGGAGATCGTGAAGGGTAAACACGATCTGGAAAAGCGGGTGATCAGCCGGAAGGAAGCCAAGGAGCTGTTTGCCCATCAGCCGTACAAGCTGGAGCTGGTGGATGCAATTCCCGATGGCGATGAAGTGAGCCTCTATTCGGTGGATGATTTTACCGACCTTTGCCGGGGTCCCCATGTGGAAAACACCCGGGAAATCAACTGGAAGAGCTTCAAGCTTCTCCGGATTGCCGGTGCGTACTGGCGTGGCGATTCCAACAACACCATGCTCACCCGCATCTACGGTACCGCCTGGGAAGACCCCAAACAGCTGCGCTCCTATCTTGATCATCTCAAGGAAATTGAAAAGCGTGACCATAGAAATCTGGGCCGGGATCTTGAGCTCTTCCATATAGAGGAGGACAATCCCGGGCAGATTTTCTGGCATCCCAAGGGCTGGTCCCTCTACCTTGAAATTCAGAACTATGTGCGCAAAAGCATTGCAGCCCAGGATTACCGGGAGGTGAATACTCCCTCGGTGATGCCCAGGGGACTGTGGGAGCGTTCGGGACATTGGGCCAAGTATCAGGAAAACATGTTCATCACCGAGAGCGAAAAGAATCTCTTTGCTCTGAAGCCCATGAACTGTCCCGGTCATATCGAGATCTTTAAAAAAGGTCTGAAGAGCTACCGGGATCTTCCCCTGAGAATGGCAGAGTTCGGTTCCTGTACCCGGAATGAGCCCAGCGGTGCTCTTCACGGCATTATGCGGGTTCGGGGTTTTGTGCAGGATGATGCCCACATTTTCTGCACCGAAGAGCAGATCGGTGATGAAGTGGGGCTGTTTGTTGATCTCCTGAAGGGAATGTATGCAGACTTCGGATTCACCGATGATAATATTATTGTGAAATTCTCAACCCGGCCGGAGGTAAGGGTGGGAGATGATGCCACCTGGGACCGGGCAGAGTCGGCTCTTGAAGCAGCATGTAAACAGGCCGGACTGGAGTACGAGGTAGCCGAGGGTGAAGGTGCCTTCTATGGGCCCAAGCTTGAGTTTACCCTTGTGGATGCTCTGGGCCGCCATTGGCAGTGCGGTACCATTCAGGTGGATTATCAACTGCCCTCCGACCAGCGGCTCAATGCCAGCTACATCGGCGAAGACGGGGAAAAGCATACTCCCATTTTGCTGCACCGGGCGGTGCTGGGGAGTCTGGAACGCTTTATCGGAATTCTCATAGAGCATTATGCCGGGGCGTTTCCGGTGTGGCTTGCTCCCGAGCAGATTAAAGTGATTCCTGTGGGGCCTGCATTTGAAGAAGGCGCTGCAAAAATCGCCGAGGAACTGAAACTCCAGGGTTTTCGGGCGGAGGCGGATCTGAGTGATGCCCGGATGAATGCCAAGATCCGGAAGCATCAGAAGCAGAAGGTTCCCTACATGCTGATCATCGGCGAACGGGAACTTGAAGAGGGAGCTGTGTCCGTGCGAACCCGTACCAATGAACAGATGAACGGCATGCCTCTGAAAGAATTCATCAGTTTCGTACGGGAGAAAATTGACAGTAAAGAAGTGCTGTAA
- a CDS encoding carboxypeptidase M32 → MADEKEVAVAKDVRASMDRLLEIGKDIKTWSGIGALLGWDQETYMPEKAVDERSRQQAALSSLVHEKMTSGEIGELLEDLGADDDNPMGDESRCADLSRTERAFIRYVHRSYRKETRLPGRLVKELSETRSKSQSVWAKARQENDFKSFQPWLEKLIDLKLETAEAYGYDDNPYDPLLDDYEPDMKTSEVQRVFSDLKADLVPLVKAIAESKQVDNSFLTKHYPAKLQEEFGYKVLEKLNYPMDRGRLDVTAHPFTTELGSDDIRITTRYMEDFFNSSLYSIIHEAGHGLYELGMGDDIRGNLLAGGTSLGIHESQSRTWENLVGRSREFWEYFLPSLKSMFPENLDGVDVEAMWRGVNKVEPSFIRVEADEVTYSLHVMLRFELEQKLINRKLAVKDLPEAWNEGMRELLGIVPERDSDGVLQDVHWSFGLFGYFPTYALGNLYGSQFWNTMVKDIPDVYTQMASGDFTRILAWLREHIHQYGSSKTAGELAMDITGEPLNARYFVDYLNSKYKTVYKLD, encoded by the coding sequence ATGGCTGACGAAAAGGAGGTCGCTGTGGCGAAAGATGTGAGGGCGAGTATGGACCGCCTGCTTGAAATCGGAAAAGATATTAAAACCTGGAGCGGTATCGGAGCCCTTCTGGGCTGGGATCAGGAAACCTACATGCCGGAGAAGGCAGTGGATGAGCGCAGCCGTCAACAGGCTGCGTTAAGCAGCCTGGTTCATGAGAAAATGACTTCAGGTGAAATCGGTGAACTTCTTGAGGATCTGGGTGCTGACGATGACAACCCCATGGGAGACGAATCCCGATGTGCGGATCTCAGCAGAACAGAACGGGCATTTATCCGCTACGTCCACCGAAGTTACCGTAAGGAGACCCGTCTGCCCGGCCGCCTGGTGAAGGAACTCTCCGAGACCCGGAGCAAAAGCCAGTCAGTATGGGCGAAAGCCAGACAGGAAAATGACTTTAAGAGTTTTCAGCCCTGGCTGGAAAAACTTATCGACCTGAAACTGGAGACCGCGGAGGCATACGGATATGATGATAACCCCTACGATCCTCTGCTGGACGATTACGAACCCGACATGAAAACCTCCGAAGTTCAGCGGGTATTCAGTGATTTAAAGGCGGATCTGGTTCCCCTGGTGAAGGCGATTGCTGAATCGAAGCAGGTGGATAACTCGTTTCTTACGAAACATTATCCTGCAAAGCTTCAGGAAGAGTTCGGGTACAAGGTGCTTGAAAAGCTGAATTACCCCATGGACAGGGGGCGTCTGGATGTAACCGCTCACCCGTTCACCACAGAATTGGGCAGCGATGATATCAGAATAACCACCCGCTATATGGAGGACTTTTTCAATTCATCCCTCTACAGCATTATTCATGAAGCAGGACACGGTCTGTATGAGCTGGGTATGGGTGATGATATTCGGGGTAACCTGCTGGCCGGAGGCACAAGCCTGGGAATTCATGAGTCCCAGTCCCGGACCTGGGAAAACCTGGTTGGACGCAGCCGGGAATTCTGGGAGTACTTCCTGCCCTCCTTAAAGAGCATGTTCCCCGAAAACCTTGACGGAGTTGACGTTGAAGCCATGTGGAGGGGGGTGAACAAGGTTGAGCCCTCATTTATCAGGGTTGAAGCCGATGAGGTGACCTACAGCCTTCATGTAATGCTCCGCTTTGAGCTGGAGCAGAAGCTGATCAACAGGAAGCTGGCCGTGAAGGATCTGCCGGAGGCCTGGAATGAGGGGATGAGGGAGCTTCTGGGAATTGTGCCGGAACGTGACAGCGACGGAGTCCTTCAGGACGTACACTGGAGTTTCGGTCTGTTCGGATACTTTCCCACCTACGCCCTGGGGAATCTGTACGGTTCCCAGTTCTGGAATACCATGGTAAAAGATATTCCCGATGTGTACACCCAAATGGCGTCCGGCGACTTCACCCGGATTCTGGCCTGGTTGAGAGAACACATTCACCAATACGGATCCAGCAAAACAGCCGGCGAACTTGCAATGGATATTACCGGTGAGCCCCTGAATGCCAGGTATTTTGTGGACTACCTGAATTCCAAATACAAAACGGTGTACAAGCTGGACTGA
- a CDS encoding WGR domain-containing protein, producing MQVVLYRRNSKNQLYYYSMDDRQQSLFHPHALTIRWGRKPEGGREKQFYFSSEKEKNAKIRSLLKAKLKDYQVLYSYFKDSAAGTKTPGKGNGDSLVSRIS from the coding sequence ATGCAGGTAGTACTATATCGACGAAACAGCAAAAATCAGCTCTATTATTACTCCATGGATGATCGTCAGCAATCGCTGTTTCATCCCCATGCGCTTACCATCCGCTGGGGAAGGAAGCCGGAAGGCGGCAGGGAGAAGCAGTTCTATTTTTCCAGCGAGAAAGAGAAGAACGCCAAAATACGTAGTCTCCTGAAAGCAAAACTCAAAGACTACCAGGTCCTTTACAGCTATTTCAAAGATTCAGCAGCAGGCACGAAAACTCCGGGCAAAGGCAACGGAGATTCCCTGGTGTCGCGAATATCCTGA
- a CDS encoding CDP-alcohol phosphatidyltransferase family protein yields the protein MASATFHQQDRLTGSIALSLVTLFIIHLAVSIVVTIQLGLPLRDSLAFSAILFIHHLAIMLILSHMLHFFVYTGSGTALHRINIPIFITLCRLTSLPVIIYLIILLEEHSVLELLIAYTVFAFITDFLDGNISRRMKQTTKIGAYLDSISDYAVLISISIAYIIYELLPDWFFILVMLRLFFQWAAAAVMTVMHQKMQEHSSSLLAKASIFGIMTMYAAALIRFIPALSAYSGEIISVLEWIVSPVLVLSLIEKIYHFIFDLRNALRSKSDRSNPDT from the coding sequence ATGGCTTCAGCAACGTTTCATCAACAGGATAGACTCACCGGCAGCATTGCCCTGAGTCTCGTTACCCTGTTCATCATCCATCTTGCCGTCTCAATAGTGGTGACGATCCAGCTGGGGCTCCCGCTGAGGGATTCACTTGCGTTCTCCGCAATCCTTTTCATACACCACCTGGCAATAATGCTTATTTTATCGCACATGCTCCACTTCTTTGTATACACCGGGAGCGGAACGGCCCTACATAGAATCAATATTCCCATTTTCATCACGCTTTGCAGACTCACAAGCCTCCCGGTGATTATTTATCTGATAATCCTTCTGGAAGAGCACAGTGTTCTGGAGCTTCTGATCGCCTATACGGTATTTGCTTTTATCACGGATTTTCTTGATGGAAATATATCCCGGAGGATGAAGCAGACCACGAAAATCGGCGCATATCTGGACAGTATCAGCGACTATGCGGTGCTGATATCAATCTCAATCGCCTACATCATATATGAGCTTCTTCCCGACTGGTTCTTTATTCTGGTGATGCTTCGCCTGTTTTTCCAGTGGGCTGCGGCGGCTGTTATGACCGTGATGCATCAGAAAATGCAGGAGCACAGTTCAAGTCTGCTGGCGAAGGCATCAATATTCGGCATCATGACAATGTATGCTGCGGCACTCATCCGTTTCATACCGGCACTATCTGCATACTCAGGGGAAATCATCTCTGTTCTGGAATGGATTGTAAGCCCTGTTCTGGTGCTTTCGCTGATAGAAAAGATCTACCACTTCATTTTTGATCTGCGGAATGCCCTGCGATCCAAATCGGATAGATCTAACCCGGATACATAG
- the pgsA gene encoding CDP-diacylglycerol--glycerol-3-phosphate 3-phosphatidyltransferase, with amino-acid sequence MNIHVPNILTSTRLMFAPVFFILVFLPDWIGASYGPVFILLSAIFLYIELTDIVDGYIARKHDLVSDLGKVLDPFSDVISRVSYFLAFVVLDIMPPVVFLLILYRELGIVFVRMMLAQRGISLAARKGGKAKSVLYFLASVLGLVMLGDVWFGWFEAVQVSVPAVGGFSRLVRVVTHSVFWLAALFAILSFVDYLLVFARHVRAGKGGEQ; translated from the coding sequence ATGAATATCCATGTTCCCAATATTCTTACCAGTACGCGGCTCATGTTTGCACCGGTGTTTTTTATTCTCGTATTTTTGCCTGATTGGATCGGAGCTTCCTATGGGCCGGTATTTATACTACTAAGCGCCATTTTCCTGTATATAGAACTCACCGATATAGTGGACGGATATATTGCGAGGAAGCACGATCTTGTGAGCGACCTTGGAAAGGTTCTGGATCCGTTCTCTGATGTTATCAGCAGGGTCTCGTATTTTCTTGCTTTTGTTGTGCTGGATATTATGCCTCCGGTGGTATTCCTTCTTATTCTGTATCGTGAGCTCGGAATTGTATTTGTCAGGATGATGCTGGCACAGCGGGGAATTTCCCTTGCCGCCCGAAAAGGAGGAAAGGCCAAGAGTGTTCTCTATTTTCTGGCTTCCGTACTCGGTCTGGTGATGCTGGGGGATGTCTGGTTCGGCTGGTTTGAAGCTGTACAAGTTTCGGTGCCCGCAGTCGGCGGTTTTTCCCGGCTGGTGCGTGTTGTGACTCATTCTGTCTTCTGGCTTGCTGCGCTGTTTGCAATCCTATCTTTTGTTGATTATCTGCTGGTATTTGCCCGTCATGTGCGCGCCGGAAAGGGCGGGGAACAGTAA